Proteins encoded together in one Telopea speciosissima isolate NSW1024214 ecotype Mountain lineage chromosome 6, Tspe_v1, whole genome shotgun sequence window:
- the LOC122666076 gene encoding hydroquinone glucosyltransferase-like, protein MEEAPTDQQALPHVIILPSPGIGHIIPLAELAKRLILHNFAITFTIPNDGNTVKAQQDVLDALPKSINCINLTPVDFSDLPDDARLETIINLTTSRSLDSLRETLKNISATHRIVAMVVDSFSTDAFDVANELNIPPYLFFSADALLLSLTLHVPKMDEMYSGEYRDMPEPLKLPGCVPILPANLTSPLQDRSNDAYKSCLYHYKRFRMAQGILLNSFDGVEGCAIKALNDGSDPTIPPVYPVGPLIRKGSKAGADEDDVECLRWLDDQPTGSVLFVSFGSGGTLSMEQYTELAFGLELSEHKFLWVIKSPVQNKSNACYFNPRSIQDPFAFLPEGFLERTKGRGLVVPSWAPQVRVLSHGSTGGFITHCGWNSIIESVVHGVPFIAWPLFAEQRMNSQLLVEDLKVAIKPKAEENGVVGRAEIAAIIKCLMEGDEGKRIKKRMKELQATAEQVLSEDGYTPKALLEVAQKWKTHVAI, encoded by the coding sequence ATGGAAGAAGCACCAACTGACCAACAAGCTCTTCCTCATGTTATCATTCTACCCAGTCCAGGGATTGGCCATATCATCCCCCTTGCCGAGCTCGCCAAACGACTCATCCTACACAACTTCGCCATCACTTTCACCATCCCAAACGACGGTAACACTGTCAAAGCTCAGCAAGATGTCCTTGATGCCCTCCCCAAATCCATCAATTGCATCAATCTCACCCCTGTCGATTTCTCTGACCTACCCGACGATGCCAGGCTTGAAACCATCATCAACCTAACTACTTCTCGTTCCCTCGATTCTCTCCGTGAAACCTTAAAGAACATTTCTGCAACTCATCGCATCGTTGCCATGGTAGTTGATTCCTTCAGCACGGATGCTTTCGATGTGGCCAACGAACTCAATATTCCACCATACCTCTTCTTCTCCGCTGATGCTCTGCTTCTTTCGTTGACACTCCATGTCCCAAAGATGGATGAGATGTACAGTGGGGAGTACAGAGACATGCCCGAACCACTCAAATTACCCGGTTGTGTCCCGATTCTTCCAGCTAATTTGACGTCTCCATTGCAGGATAGAAGCAACGATGCCTACAAATCGTGTCTCTACCACTACAAACGTTTTAGGATGGCTCAGGGTATTCTGCTAAATAGCTTCGACGGCGTGGAAGGATGTGCTATCAAGGCTTTGAACGATGGGTCGGATCCAACCATCCCACCGGTCTACCCCGTTGGACCGCTCATCAGGAAGGGTTCGAAGGCTGGGGCTGATGAGGATGATGTGGAATGTCTGCGTTGGTTGGACGACCAGCCAACCGGTTCAGTTCTATTCGTGTCCTTTGGGAGTGGTGGGACCCTCTCCATGGAGCAGTACACCGAATTGGCCTTTGGATTGGAGCTGAGTGAGCACAAATTTTTATGGGTCATCAAGAGCCCAGTTCAAAACAAATCAAATGCCTGCTACTTTAATCCCCGAAGCATACAAGACCCATTTGCTTTCTTGCCTGAGGGGTTCTTGGAGAGGACAAAAGGGAGGGGCTTAGTGGTGCCTTCATGGGCTCCTCAAGTACGGGTGCTTAGCCATGGTTCGACCGGAGGGTTCATCACCCACTGCGGGTGGAACTCAATCATCGAGAGCGTGGTACATGGTGTGCCTTTCATTGCGTGGCCTCTCTTTGCAGAACAGAGAATGAATTCACAGCTGCTGGTGGAGGATTTGAAGGTGGCAATCAAGCCCAAAGCAGAGGAAAATGGAGTAGTGGGACGAGCTGAGATTGCGGCCATTATTAAATGCCTCatggaaggagatgaaggaaAGAGAATTAAAAAGCGGATGAAAGAACTCCAGGCTACTGCTGAGCAGGTTCTCTCTGAGGATGGGTACACACCAAAAGCACTATTAGAGGTGGCACAAAAGTGGAAAACTcacgttgccatttga
- the LOC122664753 gene encoding probable pectinesterase/pectinesterase inhibitor 61, giving the protein MGYGRLGSSGSIGSHESHPTELEKPTTSTKKGNRKLIIIGVFAFVLVVATVASAGLVVVLRPKASGEPAHAIRGKPTQSISKACSKTRYPDLCVNSLVDFPGALNAGQRDLVHISVNMTLQRIGKALYDVSDIGNLQMDVLVRSAYQDCLELLEESVDQLSRSLMSVAPPAEGNGRGGPVGSTQDVMTWLSAALTNQDTCTEGFDDVSGGYVKDQMSAKLKDLSELVSNCLAIFAYSSDGEDFSGVPIQNRRRLMETGFPMMEEENESGAGFPAWLTKMDRRLLQMPPAAMRADIVVSKDGTGNYKTITEAIQAAPEQSTRRIIIYLKAGRYEEDNLKVGRKKTNLMFMGDGKWKTVITGGKNVYQKYTTFHSASFAATGSGFIARDMTFENYAGPAKHQAVALRVGADHAVVYRCSIIGYQDTLYVHSQRQFYRECEIYGTVDFIFGNAAVVLQNCNLYARKPMAQQKNTITAQNRKDPNQNTGISIHNCRILPTPDLELVKSAYPTYLGSPWKQYSRTVYMLSYMGDHIHPMGWLEWNGNFALDTLYYGEYMNYGPGGAVGQRVKWSGYRVITSVVEASKFTVGQFIYGSSWLPATGVAFVAGLSV; this is encoded by the exons ATGGGTTATGGCCGGCTCGGATCATCGGGGTCCATAGGGTCTCACGAATCTCACCCAACCGAACTGGAGAAACCCACCACCTCAACCAAGAAAGGAAATCGCAAGCTCATTATAATCGGCGTCTTCGCTTTCGTTCTCGTCGTCGCTACAGTGGCTTCTGCAGGACTCGTCGTCGTACTCCGACCAAAAGCTTCCGGTGAACCAGCTCATGCAATTCGGGGAAAACCCACGCAGTCCATCTCCAAAGCCTGCAGCAAGACTCGGTACCCGGATCTCTGTGTCAACTCGCTTGTCGACTTCCCCGGAGCTCTCAATGCCGGTCAGCGCGACCTCGTTCACATCTCAGTCAACATGACACTTCAACGTATCGGAAAAGCACTCTATGACGTTTCGGATATTGGAAACTTACAGATGGACGTGTTGGTTCGGTCGGCGTACCAGGATTGTCTTGAACTCCTTGAGGAATCGGTGGATCAGCTTTCACGGTCACTGATGTCGGTGGCGCCGCCTGCTGAAGGAAACGGACGTGGAGGGCCCGTTGGTTCGACACAAGACGTGATGACGTGGTTGAGCGCGGCACTCACCAATCAGGACACTTGTACGGAAGGATTCGATGATGTGAGTGGTGGGTACGTGAAGGATCAGATGTCGGCGAAGCTTAAGGATTTGTCGGAGTTGGTAAGTAATTGCTTGGCTATCTTCGCTTACTCTAGTGACGGCGAGGACTTCTCCGGCGTTCCAATTCAAAACCGGCGGAGATTGATGGAAACCGGTTTTCCGATGATGGAGGAGGAAAATGAAAGTGGTGCTGGGTTTCCGGCATGGCTGACGAAAATGGATAGAAGGCTTCTTCAGATGCCCCCTGCAGCTATGCGGGCTGACATTGTGGTCTCTAAGGACGGAACCGGCAACTATAAGACGATCACCGAGGCTATCCAAGCTGCTCCAGAGCAGAGCACTCGCCGTATCATTATTTACCTGAAGGCTGGAAG GTACGAAGAAGACAACCTGAAGGTGGGGAGGAAGAAGACCAACTTGATGTTCATGGGAGACGGGAAATGGAAAACCGTTATAACGGGTGGAAAGAATGTCTACCAGAAGTACACCACCTTCCACTCTGCCTCCTTCG CGGCGACGGGGAGTGGATTTATAGCAAGGGACATGACTTTCGAGAACTACGCAGGGCCTGCAAAGCATCAAGCGGTGGCTTTGCGAGTAGGGGCAGACCATGCGGTGGTGTATCGATGCAGCATCATTGGGTATCAAGACACGCTTTATGTACACTCGCAGCGGCAGTTCTATAGGGAATGTGAAATCTATGGAACCGTGGATTTCATATTTGGAAACGCTGCAGTGGTGTTGCAGAATTGCAATCTCTACGCACGCAAGCCCATGGCCCAACAGAAGAACACTATTACGGCCCAGAATCGTAAGGACCCGAACCAGAACACCGGAATTTCAATACATAACTGCCGGATCCTCCCTACTCCGGATCTTGAACTCGTTAAATCAGCCTACCCGACGTATCTGGGTAGTCCTTGGAAACAGTATTCGAGGACGGTGTATATGCTTTCGTACATGGGGGATCACATCCACCCTATGGGTTGGCTGGAGTGGAATGGCAACTTTGCCCTTGACACCCTTTACTACGGGGAGTACATGAATTACGGTCCAGGTGGAGCTGTGGGGCAACGGGTTAAGTGGAGCGGTTACCGGGTCATCACCTCTGTTGTAGAGGCTAGTAAATTCACGGTCGGTCAATTCATCTATGGATCGTCATGGTTGCCGGCGACTGGGGTGGCCTTTGTCGCTGGACTATCGGTTTGa